The following proteins are encoded in a genomic region of Gossypium hirsutum isolate 1008001.06 chromosome D05, Gossypium_hirsutum_v2.1, whole genome shotgun sequence:
- the LOC107906586 gene encoding uncharacterized protein isoform X1, with translation METKRQVGSSSSFTADLFGSKDSSSSSSKGIFSSIFPPPSSVGGKNSSGSKVLESWPKQPLEGSAWRQGMQAPLPNKEERVEPCHLSSSLYYGGQDLYSHPSTCQTSTTSYPVFKKDGGEDDTKGNNSMDASRGNWWQGSLYY, from the exons ATGGAGACTAAGAGACAAGTTGGTTCTTCTTCCTCGTTCACAGCTGATCTTTTTGGCTCCAAAgattcatcatcttcatcatcaaaaGGGATTTTCAGTTCCATTTTTCCACCTCCATCTTCg GTTGGAGGGAAGAACTCCTCAGGCTCCAAGGTGCTGGAATCATGGCCAAAGCAGCCTTTAGAAGGTTCAGCTTGGAGACAAGGTATGCAAG CTCCACTGCCAAACAAGGAAGAAAGGGTTGAACCATGCCATTTAAGTTCATCTCTTTACTACGGTGGGCAGGACTTGTATTCCCATCCCTCGACTTGCCAAACATCTACAACATCGTATCCGGTT TTTAAAAAAGATGGGGGAGAAGATGACACTAAAGGAAACAATTCAATGGATGCTTCTAGAGGGAATTGGTGGCAAG GTTCGCTTTATTATTAG
- the LOC107906586 gene encoding uncharacterized protein isoform X3, translated as METKRQVGSSSSFTADLFGSKDSSSSSSKGIFSSIFPPPSSVGGKNSSGSKVLESWPKQPLEGSAWRQAPLPNKEERVEPCHLSSSLYYGGQDLYSHPSTCQTSTTSYPVFKKDGGEDDTKGNNSMDASRGNWWQGSLYY; from the exons ATGGAGACTAAGAGACAAGTTGGTTCTTCTTCCTCGTTCACAGCTGATCTTTTTGGCTCCAAAgattcatcatcttcatcatcaaaaGGGATTTTCAGTTCCATTTTTCCACCTCCATCTTCg GTTGGAGGGAAGAACTCCTCAGGCTCCAAGGTGCTGGAATCATGGCCAAAGCAGCCTTTAGAAGGTTCAGCTTGGAGACAAG CTCCACTGCCAAACAAGGAAGAAAGGGTTGAACCATGCCATTTAAGTTCATCTCTTTACTACGGTGGGCAGGACTTGTATTCCCATCCCTCGACTTGCCAAACATCTACAACATCGTATCCGGTT TTTAAAAAAGATGGGGGAGAAGATGACACTAAAGGAAACAATTCAATGGATGCTTCTAGAGGGAATTGGTGGCAAG GTTCGCTTTATTATTAG
- the LOC107906586 gene encoding uncharacterized protein isoform X4 codes for METKRQVGSSSSFTADLFGSKDSSSSSSKGIFSSIFPPPSSVGGKNSSGSKVLESWPKQPLEGSAWRQAPLPNKEERVEPCHLSSSLYYGGQDLYSHPSTCQTSTTSYPFKKDGGEDDTKGNNSMDASRGNWWQGSLYY; via the exons ATGGAGACTAAGAGACAAGTTGGTTCTTCTTCCTCGTTCACAGCTGATCTTTTTGGCTCCAAAgattcatcatcttcatcatcaaaaGGGATTTTCAGTTCCATTTTTCCACCTCCATCTTCg GTTGGAGGGAAGAACTCCTCAGGCTCCAAGGTGCTGGAATCATGGCCAAAGCAGCCTTTAGAAGGTTCAGCTTGGAGACAAG CTCCACTGCCAAACAAGGAAGAAAGGGTTGAACCATGCCATTTAAGTTCATCTCTTTACTACGGTGGGCAGGACTTGTATTCCCATCCCTCGACTTGCCAAACATCTACAACATCGTATCCG TTTAAAAAAGATGGGGGAGAAGATGACACTAAAGGAAACAATTCAATGGATGCTTCTAGAGGGAATTGGTGGCAAG GTTCGCTTTATTATTAG
- the LOC107906586 gene encoding uncharacterized protein isoform X2: METKRQVGSSSSFTADLFGSKDSSSSSSKGIFSSIFPPPSSVGGKNSSGSKVLESWPKQPLEGSAWRQGMQAPLPNKEERVEPCHLSSSLYYGGQDLYSHPSTCQTSTTSYPFKKDGGEDDTKGNNSMDASRGNWWQGSLYY, translated from the exons ATGGAGACTAAGAGACAAGTTGGTTCTTCTTCCTCGTTCACAGCTGATCTTTTTGGCTCCAAAgattcatcatcttcatcatcaaaaGGGATTTTCAGTTCCATTTTTCCACCTCCATCTTCg GTTGGAGGGAAGAACTCCTCAGGCTCCAAGGTGCTGGAATCATGGCCAAAGCAGCCTTTAGAAGGTTCAGCTTGGAGACAAGGTATGCAAG CTCCACTGCCAAACAAGGAAGAAAGGGTTGAACCATGCCATTTAAGTTCATCTCTTTACTACGGTGGGCAGGACTTGTATTCCCATCCCTCGACTTGCCAAACATCTACAACATCGTATCCG TTTAAAAAAGATGGGGGAGAAGATGACACTAAAGGAAACAATTCAATGGATGCTTCTAGAGGGAATTGGTGGCAAG GTTCGCTTTATTATTAG